Within the Bradyrhizobium ottawaense genome, the region CTGTTGCTGCGCCAGGCCCACAGCCGTGTTGCCGGCCTTGTCCCGAAGCTCAGGATTCGCGCCGTTCACAAGCAGCAGTTTTACGACATCCGCGCGCCCGAACATGGCTGCCATCATCAGAGCCGTCTGGCCCTCGTCGTTGCGCGCATTTACATCACACTGGGCGGCGATCAGGCGCTGTGCGATTTTGGTTTCCCCCTTGAACGCAACACCCATCAGGCTGCTGTTGCCTTTGGAGTCCGTCGTGCAAGGACTTGCTCCCTTCTCAATCAGAAAGTCGACGGTCTTTGCCTGCCCGTTGTACGCTGCGAGAATCAGCGCCGTATAGCCCTTCGCATCCCGCTCGTCCGGCTTCATCCCGGACTGGATCAGTCCGTCCAGCAGGTCGTTGCGCCCCTGTCGGGCGGCATCGAAAAATAGCTCCTTGATGTGATCCTGGCTCAGGTTGGCGAAGTCGTGCACGGATGAACTTGCAGCGCGGTCCTGCGTGTCCGCGAGGCGAACGAACGCCGATGCCGGGGCCGTTAATGCGACGGGAACAAGCAACAGCGCCGCGATCAGAAAAGCGTTTGACATGCGTGACATCACAGATTCCTTCACAATCGCTGCCCCGGCTTCCCGCGACAGCTCATTCACTCCTGGCTGAACCGGCGTTGCAGCCCTTGCCGTTTCAATGCGACACTTCCTTGGTGGCAAGGGCAGCAACCTCGTTCACGTCCAGATGGGTCGCTTCCGCAAGTCGCGTGCCATAGTCGCGGTCGGCTTTATAAAAGTAGCTGACCTGCCGGGCCTTCACCCCATGGTCGCGAATCTGATCCAGATCAGACGCCATGTTCTTAACAAGGTTGCTTTGATCCTGCTTGCTGTAGGACCGCCATAGCTCACCGGCCTGACTGAAATCGTCCGTCTTGGCGATCGCAGTCTGCTGCGCCACGCCGGACACCGGGTATTCGCTCAACCTGAAGGACGGCTGGGGAGTGACTGCACCCGCCTGCTTCGCGGTGGAAGGCTCATAGTTCACTTCGCCGACCTGCGGAACGGAGCTCATGCTTCCGTCCTGATTGTTGTTGGCGACCTTCACCAGCGGGCGATTGACCGGCAGTTCCTGATAGTTCGTCCCAATGCGGTACCGCTGCGTGTCAGCGTATGCGAACAGGCGGCCCTGCAGCATCTTGTCCGGAGACGGCTCGATACCGGGAACCATGACCCCCGGCGCAAACGCCGATTGTTCGGTGTACTGGAAGTAATTATCCGGCACCTTGTTCAATGTCATGGTGCCAAACTTGACTTCCGGCACGTTGTCCCAGGTCTTCGTGTCGTCGAAGCCGTCATAGGGAAGTTGCGCGACCTGCTCCGCTGTCAGAAGCTGCACGTAGAGGTCCCATTTCGGAAAATGACTCTCGCGAATGTTGTTATACAGATCTCGGGTCGCGTAGTTCGGATCCGCGGCATGCTGCTGTTCCAGGGTCCAGGCGAACGTGAAAGTCTAGATTTTCGAGCGGATCGGGGATTGGCTGCTTTCGCATTGCGTCCCGCACTTGCGCTTTCCAAACTGCTTTCAGTCGACTGGCACCTATCACTTTGCGTAGGTCTTCGATTTTCAATGGAAACTTAGGGGAGTACATTTCGCATTCCGCCGAAATTAGATGCCGCTGAAAGATATTTTGGTTC harbors:
- a CDS encoding catalase; amino-acid sequence: MEQQHAADPNYATRDLYNNIRESHFPKWDLYVQLLTAEQVAQLPYDGFDDTKTWDNVPEVKFGTMTLNKVPDNYFQYTEQSAFAPGVMVPGIEPSPDKMLQGRLFAYADTQRYRIGTNYQELPVNRPLVKVANNNQDGSMSSVPQVGEVNYEPSTAKQAGAVTPQPSFRLSEYPVSGVAQQTAIAKTDDFSQAGELWRSYSKQDQSNLVKNMASDLDQIRDHGVKARQVSYFYKADRDYGTRLAEATHLDVNEVAALATKEVSH
- a CDS encoding ankyrin repeat domain-containing protein gives rise to the protein MSRMSNAFLIAALLLVPVALTAPASAFVRLADTQDRAASSSVHDFANLSQDHIKELFFDAARQGRNDLLDGLIQSGMKPDERDAKGYTALILAAYNGQAKTVDFLIEKGASPCTTDSKGNSSLMGVAFKGETKIAQRLIAAQCDVNARNDEGQTALMMAAMFGRADVVKLLLVNGANPELRDKAGNTAVGLAQQQANPQMIALLTQAAKGQ